A region from the Deltaproteobacteria bacterium genome encodes:
- a CDS encoding tetratricopeptide repeat protein yields the protein MRFYKFILYIIISLAAFVLLYYGVLYDNSKPYRLYNEAINASADNNIDAAEHDFKIIIKRYPNNPYRKNALYQLALLDYLYLKDYPAALEHFYDLVYTYPHYDRTFNAYMYIADIYKEHQNSPDKAIEIYEKLLQITDSHENEKLIFPKLAETYERIGDISKAIGCYERLIKIFNKPPAHYVYELAYLKYLKGLYTEAITNFQMVCSLYPDSKYAFHATLGIADCYEETGRSVDALSLLEHLKTNSPIETTVLNIKIDSIKKRLSNKAIK from the coding sequence ATGAGATTTTATAAATTTATATTGTATATTATAATCTCATTAGCAGCGTTTGTACTTTTATACTACGGCGTTTTATATGATAACAGTAAGCCTTACAGGCTTTACAATGAAGCAATCAATGCATCTGCGGATAACAATATAGATGCCGCAGAACATGATTTTAAAATCATAATAAAAAGATATCCTAACAATCCTTACAGGAAAAATGCCTTATACCAGCTTGCATTGCTTGATTATCTTTACCTTAAAGATTATCCTGCTGCCCTGGAACATTTTTATGACCTTGTCTATACTTATCCGCACTACGATCGCACATTTAATGCCTACATGTATATAGCAGATATTTATAAGGAACATCAAAATTCTCCTGACAAGGCTATAGAGATTTATGAAAAGCTGTTGCAGATAACCGATTCGCACGAAAACGAAAAGTTAATATTTCCCAAACTCGCAGAAACTTATGAAAGAATAGGCGATATATCAAAGGCTATTGGTTGTTATGAAAGATTAATAAAAATTTTCAATAAACCCCCTGCTCATTATGTTTATGAACTTGCATATTTAAAATACCTTAAAGGGCTTTATACTGAAGCAATTACAAATTTTCAGATGGTATGCTCATTATATCCCGATAGTAAATACGCATTTCATGCCACGCTTGGAATAGCAGACTGCTACGAGGAAACAGGCAGATCCGTGGATGCGCTTTCCTTACTTGAGCATTTAAAAACTAATTCACCTATAGAAACGACGGTGCTTAATATAAAGATCGACAGTATAAAAAAACGGCTCAGCAACAAAGCAATTAAATAA